The following proteins come from a genomic window of Syngnathus acus chromosome 15, fSynAcu1.2, whole genome shotgun sequence:
- the LOC119134643 gene encoding major cell-surface adhesin PAc-like, which yields MTTAVGASDLSSGLTAENMATLIDDARKANQEAEMAAQELRAILNSAELPADVEASVRQAIEEAASSTLLVEQTAAEARRALDTAQQSTASNDRNIQAELASELAVLQIQNAAQDAVAAAQAAETPSDAVQASREASLAATAASLAASAATVVGANTGTDLNDLIDGAFDSAEAANRAAILVANGEAEPLEARDAAARAADAAEAVANAAEAAASSGSLEAERFSLEAARVSLDAATVARQVATASPDTFSDTSAEFVMTSRRAAELFGSQLSSMLTPEMFEAIADAEQVALLAEATGIVAGATETFEDARSLVRSASTTTRTGIDLMQNLMNRTTLSLAQDSLVVGFVASAAAITATSSAAAGGAGAASAAEDALTAAREAASSATSLSNSEVTLNSTVNAGLAASLAANNAADAALAVSQNGSDLEVQLARLAMEAAEIASRATRAAQTVASGQATTQTITEANREAREIDNEWRMFTRRVQDTVTGTSQPCTEIILDPLAILSVGSTGQVCTDLTKQAAALAVLVTAPGRRLNTETDTMRALASATASSANIAVRTADASLAKAAFFINGANVQTLSFTTMIAAVVFTLLL from the coding sequence ATGACAACTGCCGTCGGAGCGAGCGATTTGTCTTCTGGACTCACTGCAGAAAATATGGCAACTCTAATAGATGATGCAAGAAAGGCAAACCAAGAGGCTGAGATGGCAGCGCAAGAACTACGAGCTATACTCAATTCAGCCGAGCTACCAGCAGATGTAGAGGCCAGCGTAAGACAAGCTATAGAGGAAGCTGCAAGCTCAACTTTGTTGGTGGAACAAACAGCGGCTGAAGCTCGACGTGCACTCGACACAGCCCAACAATCGACGGCATCAAATGACAGAAATATACAAGCTGAGTTAGCTAGTGAACTAGCTGTCctgcaaatacaaaatgcagCACAGGACGCAGTTGCGGCTGCACAGGCTGCGGAAACACCGTCGGACGCCGTCCAAGCGTCAAGAGAAGCCTCCCTGGCGGCAACAGCAGCGTCCCTCGCAGCTTCGGCGGCGACAGTTGTTGGGGCAAATACTGGAACGGATCTAAACGATCTCATCGACGGCGCCTTTGACAGTGCAGAGGCAGCAAATCGTGCGGCTATATTAGTTGCAAATGGAGAGGCAGAACCACTGGAGGCAAGAGATGccgcagcaagagcagcagacGCGGCAGAAGCGGTGGCCAACGCAGCAGAAGCAGCTGCGTCGTCTGGAAGTCTTGAAGCGGAAAGGTTCTCGCTCGAGGCGGCAAGGGTGTCCCTCGACGCGGCGACGGTGGCCAGACAAGTGGCGACGGCGAGCCCAGATACATTTTCCGACACCTCGGCAGAATTCGTGATGACATCCAGAAGGGCCGCAGAACTTTTCGGAAGTCAGTTGTCATCCATGCTGACACCTGAAATGTTTGAAGCAATTGCTGATGCGGAGCAAGTCGCCTTGCTGGCAGAAGCTACAGGCATCGTTGCAGGAGCCACAGAGACTTTTGAGGACGCGAGAAGCTTAGTAAGATCTGCGAGCACAACAACACGGACAGGGATAGACCTGATGCAAAACCTCATGAACAGAACAACGCTGAGCCTGGCACAAGACTCGTTAGTGGTCGGCTTCGTAGCTTCGGCTGCAGCTATAACCGCAACGagctcggcggcggcgggcggagCAGGGGCAGCGTCGGCAGCCGAAGATGCATTAACCGCCGCACGGGAAGCGGCCAGCTCTGCCACCTCACTGAGTAACAGTGAAGTTACCCTGAACTCGACAGTGAACGCCGGACTTGCGGCATCTCTCGCAGCCAATAACGCAGCCGATGCGGCCCTGGCCGTATCGCAAAATGGCTCCGACCTGGAAGTGCAGTTGGCTCGCCTGGCAATGGAGGCGGCTGAAATAGCGTCCAGGGCGACAAGAGCCGCACAAACTGTCGCCTCTGGTCAAGCAACGACGCAAACGATTACAGAAGCCAACCGAGAGGCCAGAGAAATCGACAATGAGTGGAGGATGTTTACAAGGAGGGTGCAAGACACGGTGACTGGTACTTCGCAGCCATGCACGGAGATTATTCTGGATCCGCTGGCCATCCTGTCTGTGGGGTCCACAGGGCAGGTGTGCACTGACTTAACCAAACAAGCGGCAGCGTTGGCTGTGTTAGTAACCGCGCCGGGCCGTCGCCTCAACACCGAGACGGACACCATGCGGGCTCTGGCGTCAGCGACGGCCTCGTCGGCAAATATCGCAGTGCGAACGGCAGACGCGTCGTTGGCCAAGGCTGCGTTTTTTATAAACGGCGCCAACGTACAGACGCTCTCATTCACCACCATGATCGCCGCTGTTGTGTTCACATTGCTTTTGTGA